From a region of the Hymenobacter jejuensis genome:
- the cphA gene encoding cyanophycin synthetase, giving the protein MKIIDLRTMRGPSYFSVKHHKLIVMKVDLEDFADKWSNAVAGLAGRLTKLFPELGKSRVVSDSVKQSAKNPPLTKEQLADGEPLGHVIQHVALELQRLAGMPVYWGKSYPAHEAGVEFVVFAYQEERAGRVAAEAAVEIVESLCRKQKTDIKGIVNELHDIREQEFFGPSTYSIVAEAASRGIPYIQLKNSNIIQLGYGVNQKRIWATTTTYTSHAGVEIAGNKNRTKAMLRDAGVPVPRGTTVYSPEGLRDAIDELGFPIVTKPLDGNHGKGATINISNWKEALAGFKAAQVYSRAVIVEQFVTGFDYRLLVVNGKLIAAAKRTPAAVVGDGESTIQQLIDKVNRDPRRGVGHEKVLTAIKADKHTMAILKARELTLKSVLPQGETLYLKSTANISTGGTASDVTDLVDPYNVLLAERVAGIIGLDICGIDLLTTDIAIPLNETRGAVIEVNAAPGFRMHISPTEGLPRNVAAPVVDMLFPPTSESRIPIIAITGTNGKTTTTRLIAHIVAAQGYKVGFTTTDGIYIQGKQLQKGDCTGGQSAEFVLKDPTVNYAVLETARGGMLRSGLGFTSCDIAVVTNVAADHLGMRDIHTVEEMANVKAVLPRTVKKDGWAVLNADDELVFGMCRQLDCRVALFSMNENNPRILDHVENGGVAAVYEEGYITIYKNSYKLRIDRAAEFPITFGGRATFNIENSLAAALSAYLAGFGRDEIKTALRTFVPSATKTPGRMNVYRFPDFEVIVDYAHNTAGIEKFAEFLDNTPATHKVGVVSGLGDRREEDTIGFSRVIGRICDEVILRQDRDLRGKTAEEIRTLMEHGLRLDKPDLPITYIEDEMQAIDHILTTAQKGSVIVMLTENISGTLKKLDSYEASLMEKTAK; this is encoded by the coding sequence ATGAAGATCATTGACCTGCGCACGATGCGCGGCCCGAGTTACTTCTCCGTCAAGCACCACAAGCTTATTGTGATGAAGGTTGACTTAGAGGACTTTGCCGACAAGTGGTCGAATGCTGTAGCTGGCTTAGCTGGTCGGTTGACAAAGCTTTTTCCTGAACTGGGCAAATCCCGGGTGGTTTCGGACTCGGTAAAGCAATCGGCCAAAAACCCGCCCCTGACCAAAGAACAACTTGCTGATGGAGAGCCTCTTGGCCACGTAATCCAGCATGTGGCCTTGGAACTACAACGATTGGCCGGCATGCCGGTGTACTGGGGCAAGTCGTATCCGGCGCACGAGGCAGGGGTGGAGTTTGTGGTGTTTGCCTACCAAGAAGAACGTGCTGGCCGCGTAGCTGCCGAAGCGGCAGTAGAAATCGTGGAAAGCCTTTGCCGGAAGCAAAAGACTGATATTAAGGGCATTGTAAATGAGCTGCACGACATTCGCGAGCAAGAATTCTTCGGACCAAGTACCTATAGCATTGTAGCCGAAGCGGCGTCGCGTGGGATTCCGTATATCCAGCTCAAAAACAGCAACATCATCCAGCTGGGGTACGGCGTAAACCAAAAGCGCATCTGGGCGACTACTACCACTTATACCTCGCACGCGGGAGTTGAGATTGCTGGTAACAAGAACCGGACAAAGGCCATGCTGCGTGATGCCGGCGTACCTGTGCCGCGCGGTACTACCGTGTATTCGCCTGAGGGCCTGCGCGATGCGATTGACGAGTTGGGGTTCCCCATTGTGACCAAGCCGCTAGATGGCAACCACGGTAAAGGAGCTACCATCAATATTTCGAACTGGAAAGAAGCCCTTGCGGGGTTCAAAGCCGCGCAGGTGTATTCGCGAGCGGTTATTGTCGAGCAGTTTGTGACAGGGTTTGACTACCGACTACTGGTAGTTAACGGTAAGCTGATCGCGGCTGCCAAGCGCACGCCTGCAGCCGTTGTTGGTGATGGCGAGAGCACCATTCAACAGCTCATCGATAAAGTGAATCGCGACCCGCGTCGGGGTGTGGGGCACGAAAAAGTGCTGACGGCCATCAAGGCCGACAAGCATACGATGGCGATTTTGAAGGCTAGAGAACTGACGCTCAAATCGGTGCTGCCCCAAGGTGAGACGCTGTATCTGAAGAGTACTGCCAACATCAGCACCGGTGGCACTGCCAGCGATGTGACTGATCTGGTCGATCCGTACAACGTCTTATTGGCCGAGCGCGTGGCGGGCATCATAGGGCTCGACATCTGCGGCATCGACCTTCTTACCACAGATATTGCCATCCCACTAAACGAAACCCGCGGCGCAGTGATCGAAGTAAATGCGGCGCCGGGCTTCCGGATGCACATTTCGCCTACGGAAGGGCTGCCCCGCAACGTGGCTGCTCCAGTGGTCGATATGCTGTTTCCGCCCACGAGCGAGTCACGCATTCCGATCATTGCCATTACGGGTACCAACGGCAAAACCACCACTACCCGCCTGATAGCGCATATTGTAGCAGCACAAGGCTATAAAGTGGGCTTCACCACCACGGATGGCATTTATATTCAGGGCAAACAACTGCAAAAAGGTGATTGTACCGGCGGCCAAAGCGCTGAGTTTGTGCTCAAAGACCCGACCGTCAACTATGCAGTGCTCGAAACCGCGCGCGGGGGCATGTTGCGCTCGGGGCTGGGCTTTACTAGTTGCGATATAGCCGTGGTTACCAACGTCGCAGCCGACCATTTGGGGATGCGCGACATCCATACGGTGGAAGAAATGGCCAACGTGAAAGCGGTGTTGCCGCGGACTGTAAAAAAGGATGGCTGGGCTGTGCTCAACGCCGACGACGAGCTGGTATTCGGTATGTGTCGCCAACTGGATTGCCGCGTGGCTTTGTTCAGTATGAACGAAAACAACCCCCGTATTCTCGACCATGTGGAGAACGGGGGAGTGGCCGCCGTGTACGAAGAAGGCTACATTACCATATACAAAAACAGCTACAAGCTCCGCATTGACCGGGCTGCGGAGTTTCCGATTACGTTCGGCGGCCGCGCAACATTCAACATCGAAAACAGCCTGGCAGCTGCGTTGTCGGCTTATCTGGCGGGCTTTGGCCGCGATGAGATCAAAACGGCGTTGCGCACGTTTGTGCCCTCGGCCACCAAGACTCCGGGCCGGATGAACGTCTACCGATTCCCGGATTTTGAAGTCATTGTAGATTACGCCCATAATACAGCCGGTATCGAGAAATTCGCGGAGTTTCTCGACAACACGCCCGCGACGCATAAAGTAGGCGTGGTATCGGGCCTGGGCGACCGTCGCGAGGAAGATACCATCGGTTTCTCCCGCGTGATCGGCCGTATTTGCGATGAGGTGATTTTACGCCAAGACCGCGATCTGCGCGGCAAAACCGCCGAAGAAATCCGGACCTTGATGGAGCACGGCCTTCGCCTCGACAAACCCGATCTGCCGATCACCTACATCGAAGACGAAATGCAGGCCATTGACCACATACTCACAACGGCGCAGAAAGGCTCGGTGATCGTCATGCTCACCGAAAATATTTCGGGGACGCTCAAAAAGCTCGATTCGTACGAAGCTTCTCTTATGGAGAAAACGGCGAAATAG
- a CDS encoding methyltransferase domain-containing protein: MKSDLLFGQEYWSSRYATGRTGWDAGIITPPLRDYFAQLGPPTALRILIPGAGKGYEAEYLYTMGWPNVFVADLAPEALQALQARVPDFPADHLLQEDFFALSPEPPYNLIVEQTFFCAIDPARRADYARKCSELLRPGGKLMGVLFDREFGSASEPPFGGTREEYRAYFAPYFEFLHFETAYNSLKPRQGQELFICLKNRH, encoded by the coding sequence ATGAAATCGGATTTACTATTTGGACAAGAGTATTGGAGTAGCCGCTACGCGACCGGCCGAACCGGATGGGATGCTGGTATTATAACGCCGCCGCTACGGGATTATTTTGCGCAACTGGGCCCACCCACCGCCCTACGCATTCTGATACCCGGCGCCGGCAAAGGGTACGAGGCTGAGTATCTGTATACTATGGGCTGGCCTAACGTGTTTGTGGCCGATTTGGCGCCCGAGGCATTACAGGCATTGCAGGCGCGGGTTCCGGATTTCCCCGCCGATCATTTGTTGCAGGAAGATTTTTTTGCACTAAGCCCAGAGCCGCCCTACAACCTCATTGTGGAGCAAACCTTTTTTTGTGCCATCGACCCGGCCCGCCGCGCCGACTACGCCCGCAAGTGCTCCGAGTTGCTGCGGCCGGGCGGCAAACTGATGGGCGTACTGTTCGACCGGGAGTTTGGCTCGGCTTCTGAGCCACCCTTCGGCGGTACCCGAGAAGAATACCGCGCTTATTTTGCTCCGTACTTCGAGTTCCTTCACTTCGAAACTGCGTATAACTCTCTAAAGCCTCGCCAAGGTCAGGAGCTGTTTATCTGCTTGAAAAACAGACATTAG